The Pagrus major chromosome 10, Pma_NU_1.0 genome contains a region encoding:
- the LOC141003609 gene encoding tripartite motif-containing protein 16-like has protein sequence MAQRRNRADELKFSCSICLDLLKDPVTIPCGHNYCMNCIKATWGEKGQEKTHSCPLCRRSFTPRPELLKNTMLAELVEELKKTGFQAAPADHCYAGAEDVACDFCTGRKLKAVKSCLVCLASYCEKHLQHHYESAALKKHKLVEPSKKLQENICSRHDEVMKIFCRTDQKCICLVCSMDEHKGHDTVSAATARAEKQEQLTQCRQNIRQRIQDREKDVKELQQEVETTDRSADKAVEDSEKIFTELIRLMEKRRSDVKQRIRSQQKLDVSLAKERQEKLNQEITELKKKDAELEKLSLTEDHTQFLHSYPSLSALTGSTHSPGPKINHLQSFKDVTAAVTAAVTVARDKLQQILTEKLPFVESTSRTEFLQYSRQITLDPNTAETCLVLSEGNRKITRNDKNTPHPQHPDRFTNTHQVLSEERLTGRCYWEVEKSGWVNVAVAYKSISRSGSSNAVLFGWNKKSWSLDCYSSSCYFSHDNQQTPVSSPGSSRIGVYLDHSAGILSFYSVSSNTMRLLHRVQTTFTEPLHAGLWLYGPDGNTAEVCEVK, from the coding sequence ATGGCGCAACGAAGAAACCGAGCGGACGAGCTGAAATTCAGCTGTTCGATCTGtctggatctactgaaggatccggtgactattccctgtggacacaaCTACTGCATGAACTGTATTAAAGCCACGTGGGGTGAAAAGGGtcaggagaaaacacacagctgccCTCTGTGCAGGAggagcttcacaccgaggcctgagctgctgaaaaacaccatgttggCAGAgttagtggaggagctgaagaagactggattccaagctgctcctgctgatcactgctatgctggagctgaagatgtggcctgtgatttctgcactgggaggaaGCTGAAAGCAGTCAAgtcctgtctggtctgtctggcctcttactgtgagaaacacctcCAGCATCACTATGAATCAGCCgctttaaagaaacacaagctggtggagccgtccaagaagctccaggagaacatctgctcccgtcacgatgaggtgatgaagattttctgccgCACTGATCAGAAGTGTATCTGCCTTGTCTGCTCAATGGatgaacataaaggccacgacacagtgtcagctgcgACAGCGAGGGCAGAGAAGCAGGAGCAGCTCACTCAATGTCGGCAAAACATCCggcagagaatccaggacagagagaaagatgtgaaGGAGCTtcagcaggaggtggagacgACCGAtcgctctgctgataaagcagtggaggacagtgagaagatcttcaccgagctgatccgtctcatggagaaaagacgctctgatgtgaagcagcgGATCAGATCCCAGCAGAAACTGGATGTTAGTTTGGCCAAAGAGCGTCAGGAGAAGCTGAaccaggagatcactgagctgaagaagaaagacgctgagctggaGAAGCTCTCGCTCACAGAGGACCACACCCAGTTTCTTCACAgctacccctcactgtcagcacttaCTGGGTCTACACACTCACCTGGACCAAAAATCAATCACCTGCAGTCCTTTAAGGAcgtgacagcagctgtgacagcagctgtgacagTAGCCAGAGATAAACTGCAGCAGATTCTTACAGAGAAGTTACCTTTCGTGGAGTCAACGAGCAGAACTGAGTTCTTACAATATTCACGTCagatcacactggatccaaacacagcagagacatgTCTGGTTTTATCAGAGgggaacagaaaaataacacgTAATGATAAAAATACACCACATCCTCAACATCCAGACAGATTCACTAACACACATCAGGTGTTGAGTGAAGAAAGactgactggacgttgttactgggaggtggagaaGAGCGGGTGGGTTAATGTAGCAGTCGCTTACAAGAGTATCTCAAGATCAGGGTCCTCTAATGCAGTTCTGTTTGGATGGAATAAGAAGTCTTGGTCATTAGATTGTTACAGTAGTAGTTGTTACTTCAGCCATGACAATCAGCAGACTCCCGTCTCAAGCCCTGGATCCTCCAGAAtaggagtgtacctggatcacagtgcaggtattctgtccttctacagcgtctcaTCCAACACGATGAggctcctccacagagtccagaccacgtTCACTGAGCCGCTCCATGCTGGACTTTGGCTTTATGGTCCTGATGGAAACACTGCTGAAGTGTGTGAAGTGAAGTAG
- the LOC141003608 gene encoding tripartite motif-containing protein 16-like has product MMLLFTVRKVQLFRQSLLFGGEMAQQRKQVDELRFSCSICLDLLKDPVTIPCGHNYCMNCIKAMWGEEDQEKTHSCPLCRRSFTPRPELLKNTMLAELVEELKKTGLQAAPADLCYAGAEDVACDDCTERKLKAVKSCLQCVASYCEQHLQHHYESAALKKHKLVEPSEKLQENICSRHDEVMKIFCRTDQKCICLVCSMDKHKGHDTVSAATARAEKQEQLTQSRQNIQQRIQDREKDVKELQQEVETTNRSADKAVEDSEKIFTELIRLMEKRRSDVKQRIRSQQKLDVSWAKERQQKLNQEITELKKKDAELEKLSLTEDHTQFLHSYPSLSALTGSTHSPGPKIDRLEFFKDVTAAVTAAVTAARDKLQQILTEKLPFVESTSRTEFLQYSRQITLDPNTAHTRLVSSEGNRKITFNNKNTPHPQHPDRFTSACQVLSEEGLTGRCYWEVEKSGGVRVAVAYKSISRSGDLNASLFGYNEKSWSLYCHSSYNFMHDNQLTPISGPGSSRIGVYLDHSAGILSFYSVSSDTMRLLHRVLTTFTEPLHAGLWLHPSTGNTAKVCEVK; this is encoded by the coding sequence ATGATGCTTTTATTCACTGTGAGGAAAGTTCAACTCTTCAGACAGTCGCTGTTGTTCGGAGGTGAGATGGCGcagcaaagaaaacaagtgGACGAGCTGAGATTCAGCTGTTCGATCTGtctggatctactgaaggatcctgtgactattccctgtggacacaaCTACTGCATGAACTGTATTAAAGCCATGTGGGGTGAAGAGGatcaggagaaaacacacagctgccCTCTGTGCAGGAggagcttcacaccgaggcctgagctgctgaaaaacaccatgttggCAGAgttagtggaggagctgaagaagactggactccaagctgctcctgctgatctctgctatgctggagctgaagatgtggcctgtgatgaCTGCACTGAGAGGAAGCTGAAAGCTGTCaagtcctgtctgcagtgtgtggcctcttactgtgagcaACACCTCCAGCATCACTATGAATCAGCtgctttaaagaaacacaagctggtggagccgtcagagaagctccaggagaacatctgctcccgtcacgatgaggtgatgaagattttctgccgCACTGATCAGAAGTGTATCTGCCTTGTCTGCTCAATGGACaaacataaaggccacgacacagtgtcagctgcgACAGCGAGGGCAGAGAAGCAGGAGCAGCTCACTCAAAGTCggcaaaacatccagcagagaatccaggacagagagaaagatgtgaaGGAGCTtcagcaggaggtggagacgACCAAtcgctctgctgataaagcagtggaggacagtgagaagatcttcaccgagctgatccgtctcatggagaaaagacgctctgatgtgaagcagcgGATCAGATCCCAGCAGAAACTGGATGTTAGTTGGGCCAAAGAGCGTCAGCAGAAGCTGAaccaggagatcactgagctgaagaagaaagacgctgagctggaGAAGCTCTCGCTCACAGAGGACCACACCCAGTTTCTTCACAgctacccctcactgtcagcacttaCTGGGTCTACACACTCACCCGGACCAAAAATCGATCGCCTGGAGTTCTTTAAGGACGTGACGGCagctgtgacagcagctgtgacagcaGCCAGAGATAAACTGCAGCAGATTCTTACAGAGAAGTTACCTTTCGTGGAGTCAACGAGCAGAACTGAGTTCTTACAATATTCACGTCagatcacactggatccaaacacagcacacacacgtcTGGTTTCATCAGAGgggaacagaaaaataacatttaataataaaaatacaccaCATCCTCAACATCCAGACAGATTCACTAGCGCATGTCAGGTGTTGAGTGAAGAAGGactgactggacgttgttactgggaggtggagaaGAGCGGAGGTGTTAGAGTAGCAGTCGCTTACAAGAGTATCTCAAGATCAGGGGACTTAAATGCAAGTTTGTTTGGATACAATGAGAAGTCTTGGTCATTATATTGTCACAGTAGTTATAACTTCATGCATGACAATCAGCTGACTCCCATCTCAGGCCCTGGATCCTCCAGAAtaggagtgtacctggatcacagtgcaggtattctgtccttctacagcgtctcttCCGACACGATGAggctcctccacagagtcctgACCACGTTCACTGAGCCGCTCCATGCTGGACTTTGGCTTCATCCCTCTACTGGAAACACTGCTAAAGTGTGTGAAGTGAAGTAG